The DNA window TGGAAGAACTGATCGCCTGGCTGGATGAGCAAGGGCGTGAAAAACGGCTACATCCACTTTTGGTCATCGCAATCTTTGTTGTGGTTTTTCTAGAAATTCATCCGTTCCAAGATGGCAATGGCCGCCTATCACGTATTCTGACCACCTTGCTGCTCCTGCGGGCCGGATACGCTTACGTCCCCTACAGCTCGCTGGAAAGCATCATCGAGCAAAGCAAGGAGAGCTATTACATCTCGCTTCGCCGCACGCAGGGAACGATCCGCACCGCCGATCCCGACTGGAATCCATGGATCAAGTTCTTTTTAAGAGCCCTGCATCGTCAGAAAACCCAGCTTGAGAAGAAGATGGAGCGCGAGCGTATTATCCTCGCCGACATGCCGGAATTATCCGTCGCATTGCTTGAGTTGGCGCGCGAGCACGGGCGGATCACGGTCGCGGAGGCTGCCCGGGTCACCCATGCCAGCCGTCACACCATCAAGGATCATCTCAAGGCACTCGTGGATCAAGGGCACCTCGTCCTGCACGGTGCAGGCCGCGGTGCATGGTACGGTCTCTCATGATGAACTGGATGACATGCCCATCTGAGTAGGTTGCTCTTGAACCACTATGAACCGACGACTCAGCAATTTGGGTGCTCGGTGACTGGTCTAAGCCAGATATGGCTGTCCGTTATAAGGCCGCGCCAGTCATTAATGCTTCTTCCCTGACTACGTCGGCAAGAAAATCGAGAACTATGCGGACGCGCATGGGAAGATTTCGACGCGAAGCATAGACTGCGGTGATCGGCAGCCGTGCCGGCGGCAGACAAGGCAGAACGTTGATGAGCCTCCCTGATGCGATGTCTTCGGCAACGAGGATATGAGAGAGGATGGCCAGCCCTCCTCCTGCGATGGTCGCTCTATATACAGCAGTCGCATTGTTGAACACCATGCGCGGGCTAATCGCTGCCCGCACCTGATCGGCACCGTCGGCAAATATCCATGCACGCGTTTCACCGCCGCGGCTGTAGCAAATGCAGTCGTGCTCTGCGATCTCGCTTAGACCACGAGGTTGGCCTCGCTCTTCGACATAGCCGGGCGATGCAACAAGAAAGGCCGTGGTCCAGCCAAGCCGGCGACAGATCAGGCTGCTGTCGGAAACGTCACCGAGACGAACTTCAATGTCTATCCCCTCGCCGACAAGATCCGACGGGTCCTCGCGAAACACGGTTTCGACCGTCAGGCGCGGATGGAGTTTCAAAAGGCCAGGCAGACGCTCGCTGACATGCAATCCGAGTGGAGCCGGCAGGCTGATCCTTACCCGGCCGGAGGTCGTCACGTTTTCGGTCGCCGTTGCATCACCCAGCGCCTCCATGGCGTCAATAACCTTGCGGGCCATAAGGATCATCTGCTCGCCTTCCACTGTCAGTGACAAGCCATTGGTGCTCCGATGCAGCAACCGGGTGCTGTAATGCGCCTCCAGCGATGAAATTTGCCGGGACACCGCAGGCTGCGTCAAACCAAGGTCCAGCGCTGCGCTTGAAAACGACCCAGTCTCAGCAACCCTCAGGAAGGTTCGCAAGGCAGCAACCACATCCATCCGTCATCCCCCTCATACTTCCTCGCATAAAGCTTATGCGGGCAGGTTAGAGCGGTTTTGGTTGCATGTCCATCTATTACGGATATTTATTATCCATAAGGATATTGAAAGTCCTTAATAGATGGAGAGAGACATGACACAGCGCCTGAATTACGCAGCCCAGTCCCCAGAGTTTTTCAAGAAGTTGTCGGACCTCAGCCTGTCGCTGAAGGACAGCGTCATCGAGCAGTCAATCCGCGATCTTGTGAATATCCGGGCCTCCCAGCTCAACGGTTGCGGCTTCTGCCTCGATATGCATGTCAAGGAAGCCAAGATTCACGGCGAGAGCGAGCTTCGCCTTTACCATGTCGCCATCTGGCGGGAATCGAACCTGTTCGCTCCGCGCGAGCGCGCTGCCCTCGCCTGGACCGAAGCGGTCACCAGACTGGCTGAAGGCGGCATTCCGGACGAGCTTTACGAGCGCGTTCGCGGTCAGCTGTCGGAGAAGGAAGTTTCCGATTTGACCTTCTCGATCATGACCATCAACGCCTGGAACCGTGTCAGTATCGCCTTCAAGGCCGTGCCCGGTTCGGCGGACAAGCTCTACGGCCTGGAGAAAGCCGGCCTCAACTGAGGCCTTGTTCCACAACAGCAGCCATTTCCAAGTGCCATTCGGCACTCATCACCTCAAGGGAAACAGACATGAAAATCGTCATCATCGGCGGAACCGGCCTCATCGGTTCGAAGACGACCGAGCGGCTTCGCGCCAGAGGCCATGAGGTGATTGCCGCCTCTCCGAACACCGGCGTCAACATCATCACCGGCGAAGGCCTTGCAAAAGCACTTCAAGGCACCGAGGTCGTACTCGACCTTGCGAACTCGCCATCCTTCGAGGACAAGGCGGTCATGGAGTTTTTCGAAACCTCCGGCAGGAATCTGCTGGAAGCGGAAAAGGCAGCAGGCGTCAAACACCATGTCGCACTTTCCGTCGTTGGGACGGAGCGCCTGCAGGAGAGCGGGTATTTTCGGGCAAAGCTCGTCCAGGAAAAGCTGATCAGGGAAGGCGGCATTCCGTACACGATCGTCCATTCCACGCAGTTCATGGAATTCGTTGGCGGTATCGCTCAATCGAGTATGGTCGGGGACAAGGTGCACCTTTCACCAGCCTTTGTTCAGCCGATCGCCTCCGATGACGTCGCCGACGCGATGGCGGATGTTGCGCTTGCTACGCCGGCCGCCGGAATTGTCGAAATCGCTGGTCCGGATCGCTTCCACCTCAACGAGTTCGTCGCACGTTATCTGGCATTGACCGGAGACAGCCGCGAGGTCGTTGCCGATCCAGAAGCGAAATATTTCGGCGCACGTCTCGAGGACGGATCGCTGGTCACGGACAACAATCCCCGGCTTGGCAAAATTGGCTTCGATCAATGGTTTGCAACGGCGCCGCGAAAGTAGCCCGCCCAAAGCTCCGCTCATTTGAATAGGAACAATACCATGATCAGACCCCGCCTTGCGGCCTTCGCCGCATTCTTTCTCATAACCAGTACTGCCGGTGCTCACGACACCTCAGGCGGCTCCGCCTCAAAGGTGACACTCGTCTATCAACACGAACTGCCGAACGTGCCCGGTAAGAGCATGAAGGGCGTACTCGTCGAATATGGTCCGGGTGGCTTCTCCGATGCCCATACCCATCCGGATTCGGCTTTCATCTATGCGATCGTGCTGGAAGGCTCCGTCCTTAGCCAGGTCAATGATGGGCCTGTAGAAGAATACAAGGCCGGCGAGAGCTTTTCGGAATATCCAGGCGACCGGCACGGCGTCAGCAAGAACGGGAGCGACACGAAGCCCGCTAAACTTCTTGCCGTCTTCGTGGTTGATACCACCCAGACGGAACTGACCTATCCGATAAAGAGGTGAAACCAGTCAGGGACCGGGTGCTAGAGCAGCCCCGGTCCTTCCTCTTTTCAAGGCAAGGGACCCGCAATGGCTTATAATTCGCTGATGCCGGCCTTTCTAGCCGTCGATCTCCTCGGCGTGCTCGGAATTCTTGTATGGCATTTCCAGGGACAGCATAGGCCGACGGCCCGCCTGATCGTCCAGATCCTGTTCTTCGCCTGCATGACGACAGCGTTCGTTGTGAGCGGCATACCGCCACACCGCGTAATCACCGGAGAGACCGATGGGTTCGCGCTCTATATGGGCACTGCGGCCCGCGTCCTGTGGTGGATTCATCTTGCCTGGGCGACAATTGGCTTCATCCGCCTTTACATCGTCCTTGATCGCCGCCCGCAGGAAGCGCGGCTGCTCCAGGATCTCATCGTTACCGCGGTCTATCTCGGCGTTACGCTGTCGATTGTCGGTTTTGTATTCGGTGCCCCGATCGGCACTCTGGTTGCCACATCCGGTGTCGTAGCGATTATTTTGGGCCTGGCGTTGCAGAATACGCTCGGTGATCTGTTTTCGGGGATCGCACTGACGCTCGGCAGGCCTTTTTCGATCGGAGACTGGATTCAGCTGGCCGATGGCACCGAAGGACATGTCGTTCAGAACAATTGGCGATCGACGCAGGTTCTGACACCAGCAAACAATCTCGTCGTGCTTCCCAACAGCACGCTCGCTAAAGTCGGCCTGACCAACCTTACAAAACCAGACGAGAGCCACCTTGTTATCCTGCCGATCCGTGTCACCTCCGACAGTCGACCAGCCGAGGTCGAGGCAATCCTGAAGTCTGCGTTGCAGACGTGTCAGTGCATCGTCCAGTCACCGGCTCCGGTTGTCGCACTCAAGGGCATCGACGCGATCGCAATCGATGTGGAGCTCCAGTTTCGGGTCACGGCCCCGGCAGCCCGGACGCCGGCGCGCAACGAGGTTATCGATACGGTCCATCAGCGCTGTGCAACTCACGGCCTGTCACTGGCGATGCCCGCACAAAGTTATCTTGGGATCGTAGAGAATTCGCCGCTGAATAAGGCATCGGGTCGAGCTTAGCCGGCGCGCTTCAGAACCCACTCAAAGGTCCCGGACCAGATTTCCGGGGTGATTTCCTGTTGCAGGATCGTGCCAAGATCCGCGAACGTCACCTTTCGAAGGGCGGAACGCCACGCTTCGTCGGCTTCCCACATGATGCGGGCAATCGCGCAGGGTCCGCTCTCGCAATGGCCTTTCGGACGGCAAGGATTATTGGCCCGGATGTTTTGGCAAACAAAGGTTCGACCGCTACCCTCGACAGCTTCAACCACATCAAGGAAGGTCAGCTCATTCGCGGCCTTGGCAAGGCGGTATCCGCCGGATGGGCCAAGCGTGGTGTGAACAAGGCCAGCTTGTGACAAGCTCTGCAGCGCTTTTGACAAGTATTCCTTCGGGAGCCCATGCAGTTCAGCAAGCGCTTTGGTTGAAAGATATCGGCCTTCGGGAAGGCCCGAGAGAATGGCGCAACAATGTAACGCCCATTCGACTTGGCTCTTAAGGATCATGCGAGTGCTCGGCAACGAATTAAGGATAAATCATATCCCTATTCAATGCCGCTGTAAATGCGAACACTTGCTTTGTTTACCAGCGCCTTGAAAGGA is part of the Agrobacterium vaccinii genome and encodes:
- a CDS encoding carboxymuconolactone decarboxylase family protein, which produces MTQRLNYAAQSPEFFKKLSDLSLSLKDSVIEQSIRDLVNIRASQLNGCGFCLDMHVKEAKIHGESELRLYHVAIWRESNLFAPRERAALAWTEAVTRLAEGGIPDELYERVRGQLSEKEVSDLTFSIMTINAWNRVSIAFKAVPGSADKLYGLEKAGLN
- a CDS encoding mechanosensitive ion channel family protein; amino-acid sequence: MAYNSLMPAFLAVDLLGVLGILVWHFQGQHRPTARLIVQILFFACMTTAFVVSGIPPHRVITGETDGFALYMGTAARVLWWIHLAWATIGFIRLYIVLDRRPQEARLLQDLIVTAVYLGVTLSIVGFVFGAPIGTLVATSGVVAIILGLALQNTLGDLFSGIALTLGRPFSIGDWIQLADGTEGHVVQNNWRSTQVLTPANNLVVLPNSTLAKVGLTNLTKPDESHLVILPIRVTSDSRPAEVEAILKSALQTCQCIVQSPAPVVALKGIDAIAIDVELQFRVTAPAARTPARNEVIDTVHQRCATHGLSLAMPAQSYLGIVENSPLNKASGRA
- a CDS encoding SDR family oxidoreductase, whose product is MKIVIIGGTGLIGSKTTERLRARGHEVIAASPNTGVNIITGEGLAKALQGTEVVLDLANSPSFEDKAVMEFFETSGRNLLEAEKAAGVKHHVALSVVGTERLQESGYFRAKLVQEKLIREGGIPYTIVHSTQFMEFVGGIAQSSMVGDKVHLSPAFVQPIASDDVADAMADVALATPAAGIVEIAGPDRFHLNEFVARYLALTGDSREVVADPEAKYFGARLEDGSLVTDNNPRLGKIGFDQWFATAPRK
- a CDS encoding cupin domain-containing protein, with product MIRPRLAAFAAFFLITSTAGAHDTSGGSASKVTLVYQHELPNVPGKSMKGVLVEYGPGGFSDAHTHPDSAFIYAIVLEGSVLSQVNDGPVEEYKAGESFSEYPGDRHGVSKNGSDTKPAKLLAVFVVDTTQTELTYPIKR
- a CDS encoding RrF2 family transcriptional regulator, giving the protein MILKSQVEWALHCCAILSGLPEGRYLSTKALAELHGLPKEYLSKALQSLSQAGLVHTTLGPSGGYRLAKAANELTFLDVVEAVEGSGRTFVCQNIRANNPCRPKGHCESGPCAIARIMWEADEAWRSALRKVTFADLGTILQQEITPEIWSGTFEWVLKRAG
- a CDS encoding LysR family transcriptional regulator, giving the protein MDVVAALRTFLRVAETGSFSSAALDLGLTQPAVSRQISSLEAHYSTRLLHRSTNGLSLTVEGEQMILMARKVIDAMEALGDATATENVTTSGRVRISLPAPLGLHVSERLPGLLKLHPRLTVETVFREDPSDLVGEGIDIEVRLGDVSDSSLICRRLGWTTAFLVASPGYVEERGQPRGLSEIAEHDCICYSRGGETRAWIFADGADQVRAAISPRMVFNNATAVYRATIAGGGLAILSHILVAEDIASGRLINVLPCLPPARLPITAVYASRRNLPMRVRIVLDFLADVVREEALMTGAAL
- a CDS encoding Fic family protein, translated to MAFLNTATVRITHEILSLIAELDEFKGAWRAIGRIAPERLSSLRRVATIESVGSSTRIEGARLTDREVEKLLANIRLGSFTTRDEQEVAGYAEVMETIFSAYEAISFTENHIRQLHRDLLAHSIKDERHRGAYKTLSNNVEAFNEQGESLGIVFETASPFDTPRRMEELIAWLDEQGREKRLHPLLVIAIFVVVFLEIHPFQDGNGRLSRILTTLLLLRAGYAYVPYSSLESIIEQSKESYYISLRRTQGTIRTADPDWNPWIKFFLRALHRQKTQLEKKMERERIILADMPELSVALLELAREHGRITVAEAARVTHASRHTIKDHLKALVDQGHLVLHGAGRGAWYGLS